From the Bdellovibrio reynosensis genome, one window contains:
- a CDS encoding chemotaxis protein CheD, protein MDSFYLLPGKLAAFKKETIVSTLLGSCVAVALHDPSTGIGGLNHYLLSESGPEKDGNSPRYGIYAIPMLVQECVRLGANRQMLQAKIYGGANVTGVAALGPLIGKKNIQIAEDLLKSLGIPIVDKDVGGGTARTIKFNTATFSVIHQCGGIKTCG, encoded by the coding sequence ATGGATAGCTTCTACCTTTTGCCGGGCAAACTTGCTGCATTTAAAAAAGAAACGATTGTTTCGACCCTTCTGGGTTCCTGTGTGGCTGTGGCATTGCACGATCCTTCGACCGGTATTGGCGGCCTAAACCATTACTTATTAAGCGAAAGCGGACCCGAGAAAGATGGCAACAGCCCTCGTTATGGGATCTATGCTATTCCGATGTTAGTACAAGAATGCGTGCGCTTAGGGGCCAATCGTCAAATGTTGCAAGCAAAGATCTATGGCGGTGCCAATGTTACCGGAGTAGCCGCTCTTGGCCCCCTCATAGGTAAGAAAAATATCCAGATCGCAGAAGACCTGTTAAAAAGCTTAGGCATCCCTATTGTTGATAAAGATGTGGGCGGCGGCACGGCCCGTACTATTAAATTTAATACAGCCACTTTTAGCGTCATTCATCAGTGCGGTGGTATCAAAACCTGCGGCTAG
- a CDS encoding di-heme oxidoredictase family protein, translating into MKACFFILAVNLVLSGAAHAAPVNMDYVHAVKTGGDTTVFFKGESAQAFRNPAANLTEEEIELHLKGDALFESNFSDDTSRSEYGLGPVYNNTNCAACHAKDGRGQLPVVPFGKEWVQLKQNESIFLRISIEDGLNHPKNAATNWGAPIPVPGFSDQLFHLGSMGARTDFPGAGQAQVWMKNEKSAFTYPDGEVVQLRKPVFKITGAYDEYFDSVTGQMRSRLYEKDVKTSPRMGTLMIGLGLLEAIKESDILALAARDLSDEGVYGKVNWVLDIKKLMSNDPYPVSMGRFGLKNNTPSVFHQSLGALRGDIGVTNYAFPQESIAGTPLFEQFKKNTNYPGKLETADEVGDGLVFYSQTLAIPSRRNVTEAEVIRGAGLFAQVNCTTCHQPSFVTGPHEIKAFSNQKIYPYTDMLLHDMGDGLADGRQDFDANGRQWKTRPLWGIGHTQTVNPRAGFLHDGRARTIEEAILWHGGEAEHSKGKFVNLPKADRTALIQFIRSL; encoded by the coding sequence ATGAAGGCTTGTTTCTTTATTCTTGCGGTAAATCTGGTACTAAGCGGAGCTGCTCACGCAGCTCCAGTGAATATGGATTACGTTCACGCGGTAAAAACGGGTGGTGACACCACGGTGTTTTTTAAAGGTGAATCCGCGCAAGCCTTCCGCAATCCAGCAGCGAATTTAACTGAAGAAGAAATTGAGCTTCACCTGAAGGGTGATGCTTTATTTGAATCCAATTTTTCTGACGATACGAGCAGATCTGAATACGGCTTGGGACCTGTTTACAACAACACCAACTGTGCAGCCTGCCACGCAAAAGACGGTCGTGGACAATTACCAGTTGTTCCGTTTGGTAAAGAGTGGGTTCAATTAAAACAAAATGAATCAATCTTCTTAAGGATCAGTATTGAAGATGGTCTAAACCATCCAAAGAACGCAGCTACCAACTGGGGCGCTCCTATTCCGGTGCCTGGTTTTTCTGATCAACTTTTTCACTTAGGCTCAATGGGAGCTCGCACGGATTTTCCAGGTGCGGGCCAAGCGCAAGTGTGGATGAAGAATGAAAAAAGCGCTTTCACTTATCCTGATGGTGAAGTCGTGCAACTGCGTAAGCCGGTGTTTAAAATTACTGGCGCCTATGATGAATATTTTGATTCTGTGACTGGGCAAATGCGCAGTCGTCTTTATGAAAAAGACGTCAAAACAAGTCCGCGCATGGGCACTTTGATGATCGGCCTTGGTTTGCTTGAGGCGATTAAAGAATCAGACATTCTTGCTTTAGCGGCTCGCGATCTATCAGATGAGGGCGTATACGGCAAAGTAAATTGGGTTTTAGATATCAAGAAACTTATGTCTAACGATCCCTATCCCGTTTCAATGGGGCGCTTCGGTTTGAAGAACAATACTCCCTCTGTATTCCATCAATCCCTGGGTGCACTTCGTGGTGACATCGGTGTTACAAACTACGCTTTCCCGCAAGAAAGCATTGCAGGTACTCCGCTATTTGAACAATTCAAAAAGAACACCAACTATCCAGGTAAGCTAGAAACTGCGGATGAGGTCGGCGATGGTTTAGTGTTCTATTCTCAAACCTTGGCGATTCCTTCGCGCAGAAATGTGACTGAAGCCGAAGTCATTCGTGGTGCAGGTTTGTTTGCGCAAGTGAATTGCACGACTTGTCACCAACCTAGTTTCGTAACTGGCCCCCACGAAATCAAAGCCTTCAGCAACCAAAAGATTTATCCATACACCGACATGCTATTACATGACATGGGTGATGGGTTGGCTGACGGTCGCCAAGATTTCGATGCAAACGGAAGACAATGGAAAACACGTCCCTTGTGGGGAATTGGCCATACACAAACTGTGAATCCACGTGCCGGTTTCCTGCACGACGGTCGCGCCCGCACGATTGAAGAAGCTATTCTGTGGCATGGTGGGGAAGCAGAACATTCTAAAGGAAAGTTCGTAAATCTTCCTAAAGCAGATCGCACTGCTTTGATTCAATTTATTCGATCTCTCTAA
- a CDS encoding aldehyde dehydrogenase family protein → MEILNYIHSEFAPALNATSFTKLSPFDGSLLAQVSNSDAMDVIKAIQAAKKAQIAWKELAAPERANYLLKIAEHLEQKASEIAYQEALHQGLAQSFSRSNNVDVAVKNLRLVAAEVLDPLPKNVLPSPVGVVGIITSWCLSLRLVTERLAPALAAGNTVIIKVSEHSPITAKVLADAINAANLPPGIVNILNGTSDVGHILASHPGIRAISAAGKTSTMEAIAKASVSQLKKLQLSGSAKNACLILGDTDYKNLLPQILYPFLMGQSQLCWNISRVFVLENQAKDFTALVKNYFETLQPLKDPRGQEMWTPLISSAASESIDEKIQSGRQEHGKILVGAQKETSSGNFYRPTVMLDLSNCSVLQQDELAGPLLLITPVKYQHEMLKWANTAYLGHSAVVWGPEEKLMKPAASLECAHVFLNGWLDAEPLTIFGHKQSSFGNPDMSWAGSFYSDVKKLTAL, encoded by the coding sequence TTGGAAATTTTAAATTACATTCATTCTGAATTTGCTCCAGCGCTGAATGCGACAAGTTTTACTAAGCTTTCACCTTTTGATGGAAGTCTTCTGGCGCAAGTTTCAAACTCTGACGCGATGGATGTTATTAAAGCTATCCAGGCTGCTAAAAAAGCGCAAATCGCTTGGAAAGAATTAGCAGCCCCAGAGCGTGCGAATTACTTATTAAAAATCGCCGAACACCTAGAACAAAAGGCTAGCGAGATCGCTTACCAAGAAGCACTTCATCAGGGGTTGGCGCAATCATTTTCACGCTCAAACAACGTGGATGTTGCTGTAAAAAACTTAAGATTAGTTGCCGCTGAAGTTTTGGATCCCTTGCCTAAAAATGTTTTGCCATCACCTGTGGGTGTGGTGGGCATTATCACTTCCTGGTGTTTGTCTTTACGCCTTGTAACCGAAAGACTGGCACCCGCTTTAGCTGCAGGGAATACCGTTATAATAAAAGTTTCTGAACATTCGCCGATTACTGCAAAGGTGCTTGCAGATGCCATCAATGCGGCGAATCTTCCGCCCGGGATTGTGAATATTCTTAATGGAACTAGCGATGTGGGGCATATTCTTGCTAGCCATCCCGGCATTCGTGCGATCAGTGCAGCCGGTAAAACAAGCACGATGGAAGCCATTGCTAAAGCCAGTGTATCCCAATTAAAAAAACTACAACTAAGCGGCAGTGCTAAGAATGCTTGCCTAATTCTTGGTGATACAGATTATAAAAACCTTCTTCCCCAAATTTTGTATCCATTTTTAATGGGTCAATCCCAATTGTGTTGGAACATCTCGCGCGTTTTCGTTCTTGAAAATCAGGCCAAAGATTTTACTGCCCTTGTAAAAAATTATTTTGAAACTTTGCAGCCGCTTAAAGACCCTCGCGGGCAGGAAATGTGGACACCATTGATTTCTTCTGCTGCTAGTGAATCTATCGACGAGAAAATTCAAAGCGGGCGACAAGAACACGGCAAAATCTTAGTCGGAGCACAAAAAGAAACTTCATCCGGCAATTTCTATCGTCCCACGGTGATGTTAGATCTTTCAAATTGCAGCGTCCTTCAACAAGATGAACTGGCAGGACCGTTACTTTTAATAACTCCGGTAAAGTATCAGCACGAAATGTTAAAATGGGCGAACACCGCGTATCTTGGACACTCTGCTGTCGTCTGGGGTCCAGAAGAAAAATTAATGAAACCGGCGGCGTCTTTAGAGTGTGCTCATGTGTTTTTAAATGGTTGGCTTGACGCTGAACCGCTGACTATTTTCGGTCATAAACAATCTAGTTTCGGAAATCCTGATATGTCCTGGGCAGGTTCATTTTATTCGGATGTAAAAAAATTGACAGCCCTCTAA